In the Anaeromusa acidaminophila DSM 3853 genome, one interval contains:
- a CDS encoding NUDIX hydrolase, whose protein sequence is MNKLEYIREQLQEGLRQREVKLLQKGYFRAAVVVPILEMHGEPAVLFQVRSSQMAWQPGDICFPGGRVQLDETPCQAARREMAEELGIDEDCLDLVGELPEVASPIGVWLHPYAGVLQDCKELKLQSEEVAETFCIPLAELLAMTPEVGRMEMATKPMPGFPHHLLPEYSKEWRRRGEYDVYFYVWKERVIWGLTAQVLKNFLDVYRKALV, encoded by the coding sequence GTGAACAAGCTAGAATATATTCGAGAGCAACTGCAAGAAGGGCTACGACAGCGAGAGGTAAAGTTGTTGCAAAAAGGTTATTTTCGCGCGGCCGTGGTGGTACCGATATTGGAAATGCATGGTGAACCAGCGGTTCTCTTTCAGGTGCGCTCTAGCCAAATGGCATGGCAGCCAGGGGATATATGTTTTCCCGGCGGGCGAGTGCAGCTGGATGAGACGCCTTGCCAAGCGGCTCGGCGAGAAATGGCGGAAGAGCTGGGCATAGATGAAGATTGTCTAGATTTAGTAGGTGAGCTTCCGGAAGTGGCGAGCCCAATTGGCGTATGGCTGCATCCTTATGCGGGGGTGCTTCAAGATTGCAAGGAGTTGAAATTGCAATCAGAGGAAGTAGCGGAGACCTTTTGCATACCGCTTGCCGAACTGTTGGCAATGACGCCGGAAGTAGGGCGGATGGAAATGGCTACAAAACCGATGCCTGGGTTTCCGCATCATTTGTTGCCGGAGTATTCCAAAGAGTGGCGGCGTCGGGGAGAGTATGACGTTTATTTTTACGTTTGGAAGGAAAGGGTCATCTGGGGCTTGACGGCGCAGGTGCTAAAAAACTTTCTGGATGTGTACCGTAAAGCGTTGGTATAA
- a CDS encoding heavy-metal-associated domain-containing protein has product MQTKVIVVEGMSCGHCQQAVETAALAVAGVQKAAVNLADKTLTVTYDEGKFQLTELVSAIEDTGFEVGQS; this is encoded by the coding sequence ATGCAAACAAAGGTGATCGTAGTAGAGGGGATGAGCTGTGGTCATTGCCAGCAGGCGGTGGAAACAGCGGCCTTGGCTGTTGCAGGCGTTCAGAAGGCGGCAGTGAATCTAGCGGATAAAACGTTGACAGTGACGTATGACGAGGGAAAATTTCAGCTGACCGAACTTGTTTCGGCAATTGAAGACACAGGGTTTGAAGTGGGACAATCTTGA
- a CDS encoding LCP family protein: MPNLEQRLEQRRVSKNREQKKSLIKWAALFLAVFFLTLGVAFLWFSSGALNGNKQKKADDKFLAFQDKINIMVMGVDERADDVGRSDTLMVLTIDTKTKGVSIISIPRDSRVKIPGHGYDKINHAYALGGHSLSKQAVELLLGVPIDHYIIVNIAGFKRIVDAVGGLDIDVEKRMYYSDPWDDDGGLFIDLQPGMQHLDGKTAIQYVRYRDEEGDIGRVERQQHFLRALLDQLASPGVIPRIPGIIQSVSNAVKSDLSTAEMLNLAKIIKDAKAQGLQSYMVPGKPAYIEDISYWLPDIVAVRQHMAQVLGASASERYQATTRQEADEYAGTLPKNVKVVDAPKNPTRPNDTTRANEPVSPKTPAATGRLRVSVVNGSGSAAAGDRMAALLRRQGFDVVGVSTGTSRGNTVVISNSNDNSVINRLNSLPFDYALQISRNDGGSTQATVIVGKDFAER; the protein is encoded by the coding sequence GTGCCTAATCTGGAGCAACGGTTGGAGCAGCGGCGTGTATCGAAAAATAGAGAGCAGAAAAAGAGTTTGATAAAATGGGCGGCGCTTTTTTTAGCAGTCTTTTTTCTTACGTTAGGAGTTGCCTTTCTCTGGTTTTCTTCTGGAGCCTTAAATGGAAACAAACAGAAAAAAGCAGATGACAAGTTTTTGGCATTTCAAGATAAGATCAATATTATGGTCATGGGTGTGGATGAACGGGCTGATGATGTAGGGCGTTCGGATACCTTGATGGTCCTGACAATTGATACGAAAACCAAGGGAGTTTCGATTATATCGATTCCGAGGGATTCACGTGTGAAAATCCCAGGACATGGCTATGATAAGATTAATCACGCCTATGCTTTGGGAGGACATTCCTTATCAAAGCAGGCGGTAGAACTGCTGTTGGGGGTCCCAATTGATCATTATATTATTGTCAACATAGCCGGGTTTAAGCGGATTGTAGACGCCGTGGGCGGCTTGGATATTGATGTAGAAAAACGTATGTATTACAGCGATCCCTGGGATGATGACGGCGGCCTGTTTATTGATTTGCAGCCGGGGATGCAGCATTTGGATGGCAAAACAGCGATTCAGTATGTACGTTATCGTGATGAAGAGGGGGATATTGGCCGTGTGGAGCGGCAGCAGCATTTTCTGCGCGCCTTATTGGATCAACTGGCAAGTCCTGGGGTGATCCCTCGCATTCCAGGGATTATTCAAAGCGTTAGCAATGCGGTAAAGAGCGATTTGTCGACAGCGGAGATGTTGAACTTGGCCAAAATTATCAAGGATGCTAAAGCGCAAGGGCTGCAATCCTATATGGTTCCCGGCAAGCCAGCGTATATTGAAGATATCAGCTATTGGCTGCCGGATATTGTCGCTGTGCGGCAGCATATGGCGCAGGTTTTGGGCGCTTCCGCCAGCGAACGTTATCAAGCGACTACGCGACAGGAAGCTGATGAATATGCTGGAACCTTACCGAAAAATGTAAAAGTAGTGGATGCACCGAAAAATCCAACGAGACCGAATGATACAACAAGAGCGAACGAGCCTGTGAGTCCGAAGACTCCGGCGGCGACTGGACGACTTCGTGTTAGCGTAGTCAATGGCAGCGGCAGTGCCGCTGCTGGAGATAGAATGGCGGCTCTCTTGCGGCGGCAGGGATTTGACGTAGTTGGCGTTTCTACGGGGACGTCCCGAGGTAACACCGTTGTTATCAGTAATTCAAATGACAACAGCGTTATAAATAGGTTAAATAGCTTGCCATTTGATTATGCGCTACAAATTAGCCGCAATGATGGTGGCAGCACCCAAGCGACAGTGATTGTCGGTAAGGATTTTGCCGAACGCTGA
- a CDS encoding precorrin-2 dehydrogenase/sirohydrochlorin ferrochelatase family protein — MVLYPINLQLTDCQVLVVGGGQVAERKINTLVAAQAAVTVISPELTPGLQVLVKSGTIRWCQRTFVAGDTEPFFLVFCTANRREVNQSVAREARERGKLVNVADGPEKGNFSLPAQVRRGDLLLTVSTGGQSPALVRKLRQELAERYGPEYEELLLLLGRIREEMKEHFATSRERELFWRSALTDEVLDDLRSGNLKEAEERIRHAASGIGTQP, encoded by the coding sequence ATGGTTTTATACCCGATTAATCTGCAGTTGACCGATTGTCAGGTTCTGGTAGTTGGCGGAGGTCAAGTGGCGGAGCGAAAAATAAATACCTTGGTGGCTGCTCAAGCTGCCGTTACCGTTATCAGCCCGGAGCTTACGCCCGGGCTGCAGGTGTTGGTAAAAAGCGGAACGATTCGGTGGTGTCAACGCACTTTCGTGGCTGGCGATACAGAGCCTTTTTTTCTTGTGTTTTGTACTGCCAATCGGCGCGAGGTAAACCAAAGCGTGGCTAGGGAGGCTCGGGAACGAGGCAAACTCGTCAATGTCGCAGATGGGCCCGAGAAAGGAAATTTCAGTCTTCCGGCACAGGTGCGCCGCGGAGATTTGCTGCTGACTGTGTCAACAGGGGGGCAGAGTCCTGCCTTGGTGCGCAAGCTGCGTCAGGAGCTTGCGGAGCGCTACGGACCTGAATACGAAGAACTGCTTTTGTTGTTAGGACGCATTAGAGAAGAGATGAAGGAGCATTTTGCCACGTCTCGTGAGCGTGAGCTTTTTTGGCGCTCGGCTTTGACTGACGAGGTGCTTGACGACTTAAGGTCTGGAAATTTGAAAGAGGCGGAGGAACGAATTCGACATGCAGCTAGTGGTATTGGGACTCAACCATAA
- the hemA gene encoding glutamyl-tRNA reductase: protein MQLVVLGLNHKTAPVEVRECFSFSEEQLRLALRRLRDQEIVEECVWLSTCNRTELYAVVEDAEEAYEPLKEVMTRMATGQQRPDDYVFYHCDQDCINHLFRVSSSLDSLVIGEGQILSQVKKAYSMARDAGTTSTVLNTLFHRAITVGKKVRTVTRIAYNAVSVSYAAVEMAKSVCGEMEKVKVLLLGAGEMGELTAKHLVASGVQTVFVSNRRYERAVDLAKRFHGEAVPFESFLQRAVDADIIITSTGAPHYMIRAWDMAHIMPKRQGRPIVLIDIAVPRDVEPETAAIQGVTLYNIDDLEAVVESNLRLREQEAKAAEEIIEKELTELVSKFRYLSFQPVMARLADKAEHIRQREMKRALTKLPDLPQEEMKIMESMSRMIIRKMLRDPMVRLNQAAGSEQEEYYLEAIRELFKLDAIGEGKHCEAKACYRYARQ from the coding sequence ATGCAGCTAGTGGTATTGGGACTCAACCATAAGACCGCACCTGTTGAGGTACGGGAATGTTTTTCTTTTTCCGAGGAGCAATTGCGCCTTGCTTTAAGACGCCTTAGGGATCAGGAGATAGTCGAAGAATGCGTGTGGCTGTCTACTTGTAACCGGACAGAATTATACGCCGTAGTCGAAGATGCGGAGGAAGCCTATGAGCCTCTGAAAGAGGTGATGACGCGTATGGCTACGGGGCAGCAACGCCCGGATGATTATGTCTTTTATCATTGCGATCAAGACTGTATTAATCATCTCTTTCGCGTGTCCTCAAGCTTGGATTCGCTGGTGATCGGCGAAGGGCAAATTTTGAGCCAAGTAAAAAAAGCGTATTCTATGGCGCGAGATGCAGGCACCACTAGTACGGTGCTGAATACGCTGTTTCACCGGGCGATTACGGTTGGTAAAAAAGTGCGGACTGTGACTCGCATTGCTTATAATGCCGTATCGGTAAGTTATGCTGCTGTAGAAATGGCGAAAAGCGTTTGCGGCGAGATGGAGAAAGTGAAAGTCTTGTTGTTGGGCGCGGGGGAAATGGGAGAACTGACCGCGAAACACTTAGTGGCCAGCGGCGTACAGACTGTATTTGTGTCGAATCGCCGTTATGAGCGGGCGGTGGATTTGGCGAAACGCTTTCATGGTGAGGCTGTTCCTTTCGAGTCCTTTTTGCAGCGAGCCGTTGATGCGGATATTATCATTACGTCCACAGGGGCGCCGCATTACATGATTCGTGCTTGGGATATGGCGCACATTATGCCGAAGCGACAAGGGCGGCCGATTGTATTAATCGATATTGCCGTGCCGCGGGACGTAGAGCCAGAGACAGCGGCCATTCAAGGGGTAACTTTGTATAATATCGATGATTTGGAAGCGGTTGTCGAATCCAATCTGCGCCTAAGAGAACAAGAAGCGAAAGCTGCTGAAGAAATTATTGAAAAAGAGCTGACTGAGCTTGTATCGAAGTTCCGCTATCTGTCCTTTCAGCCTGTTATGGCGCGTTTAGCGGACAAGGCGGAGCATATTCGTCAGCGGGAGATGAAGCGCGCCTTGACGAAGCTGCCGGATTTGCCACAGGAAGAGATGAAAATCATGGAGAGTATGTCGCGGATGATTATTCGCAAGATGCTGCGCGATCCCATGGTGCGTCTCAATCAGGCTGCTGGCAGCGAACAGGAAGAATACTATCTGGAAGCCATTCGGGAATTATTCAAATTGGACGCAATAGGAGAGGGGAAACATTGTGAGGCAAAGGCTTGTTATCGGTACGCGCGGCAGTAA